From Anopheles coluzzii chromosome 3, AcolN3, whole genome shotgun sequence, the proteins below share one genomic window:
- the LOC120958376 gene encoding proteasome subunit beta type-7, with product MTTDIAREFEAPGFSFENCRRNAQLVKNGFVPPKMIKTGTTICGIIYKDGVILGADTRATEGPIVADKNCEKIHYLAKNMYCCGAGTAADTEMTTQMIASNLELHRLNTGRTVPVVVANTMLKQFLFRYQGYVSAALVLGGVDTTGSYIYCIYPHGSTDKLPYATMGSGSLAAMSVFESRWKPDMSEEEGKKLVRDAIAAGVFNDLGSGSNIDLCVIRKDATEYLRTYEEANKKGTRSLAYDFKQGTTAVLQSKCYKVDVTDTVVRHLVPEGVESMDTA from the exons ATGACTACCGACATTGCTCGTGAGTTTGAGGCACCAGGATTCAGCTTTGAAAACTGTCGCCG AAATGCTCAACTGGTTAAGAATGGCTTCGTGCCACCGAAGATGATCAAAACCGGCACCACCATCTGTGGCATTATCTACAAGGATGGCGTCATTCTCGGTGCCGATACGCGCGCCACCGAGGGACCGATCGTGGCGGACAAGAACTGCGAGAAGATCCACTATCTGGCGAAGAACATGTACTGCTGTGGTGCCGGTACGGCCGCCGACACCGAGATGACCACACAGATGATTGCCTCCAACCTGGAGCTGCACCGGCTGAACACGGGCCGCAccgtgccggtggtggtggccaaCACGATGCTGAAGCAGTTTCTGTTCCGCTACCAGGGCTACGTCAGTGCGGCGCTGGTGCTCGGCGGGGTGGACACTACCGGATCGTACATCTACTGCATCTACCCGCACGGTTCGACCGACAAGCTGCCGTACGCGACGATGGGCTCGGGCAGCTTGGCCGCCATGTCCGTGTTCGAGTCGCGCTGGAAGCCGGACATGTCGGAGGAGGAGGGCAAGAAGCTGGTGCGCGACGCGATCGCGGCCGGTGTGTTCAACGATCTCGGCTCGGGCTCGAACATCGATCTGTGCGTCATCCGGAAGGATGCGACCGAGTATCTGCGCACCTACGAGGAGGCGAACAAGAAGGGCACGCGCAGCCTGGCGTACGATTTCAAGCAGGGCACGACGGCGGTACTGCAGAGCAAGTGCTACAAGGTGGACGTGACGGATACGGTCGTGCGCCATCTCGTGCCGGAAGGGGTGGAGAGCATGGATACTGCTTAG
- the LOC120958484 gene encoding 40S ribosomal protein S16, which translates to MPKARKEKVNAVQVFGRKKTATAVAHCKRGKGLLRINGRPLDQIEPKILRYKLQEPLLLLGKEKFAGVDIRIRVSGGGHVAQIYAIRQAISKALVSFYQKYVDEASRKELKDILTQYDRTLLVADPRRCEPKKFGGPGARARYQKSYR; encoded by the exons ATGCCGAAA GCACGCAAGGAGAAAGTTAACGCAGTCCAGGTCTTCGGACGTAAG AAAACTGCCACCGCCGTTGCACACTGCAAGCGCGGAAAGGGACTGCTGCGTATCAATGGCCGCCCGCTGGACCAGATCGAGCCGAAGATCCTGCGCTACAAGCTGCAggagccgctgctgctgctcggcaaGGAAAAGTTCGCCGGCGTCGACATCCGCATCCGCGTGAGCGGTGGTGGTCACGTAGCACAGATCTACGCCATCCGGCAGGCCATCTCCAAGGCGCTGGTCTCCTTCTACCAGAAGTACGTCGATGAGGCGTCGCGCAAGGAGCTGAAGGACATCCTGACCCAGTACGACCGAACGCTGCTGGTTGCGGATCCGCGTCGCTGCGAGCCGAAGAAGTTCGGCGGTCCAGGTGCCCGCGCCCGCTACCAGAAGTCTTACCGTTAA
- the LOC120958064 gene encoding structural maintenance of chromosomes protein 2 has product MYIKSIVIDGFKSYGRRTEVQGFDPEFNAITGLNGTGKSNILDSICFVLGISNLVHVRATSLQDLVYKSGQAGITKATVTLIFDNSNPNQCPIGYETCREISITRQIVVGGKNKYLINGKSVQNKRVQDLFCSVQLNVNNPNFLIMQGRITKVLNMKPAEILSMIEEAAGTSMYEAKRDSALKLIEKKDAKLNELYAVIREEIEPKLEKLRKEREHYIEFQKVCRDIEYLTRLYVSYRYLQLCKGVEESERTIANLQSVIGESEQKIESNCATAQTLEQEAKELQERIDTEGGGVLGELEQQLAVESKKEATVAAERNTMKDSIGQEQRKLKNLQKSIRDDEQALAGKEVEMQRRGESFQALKDACEADEQAFAKAQKRFEAVSAGLSTNEDGEAATLQDQLIAAKQKSAEATTAIKQSEMELKHSQQLLRDKQKNMNSSDAAYLEDKRKLTKVEGQIGQLERELQSTGYEEGSMETLAGRRQALQQEVRGLRSELDRRNAHRWELQYRDPEPGFDRRSVKGMVAKLVTVKDPKYAQALGTVAGGSLYSVITDTDTTSKKLLQKGQLQTRTTMIPLNKISGRKIDPSVARFAEELVGKENVTTALSCISYDPEVDQAMQFAFGHSFIVKNLEIANKITFHPRIKTRSVTLDGDVVDPGGTLSGGARAKGNAVLLDVAEINRIQAMLQEKEAELRDISAEVSKIEKTAHRFGQLKEQHDMLNYELNNLKQRLAQTSFQQTKEEIEELNKKIETLQKTIVEARETQTQCSAKVKDLQAKIADGKGHRERELKSAEEDLKRSKKKSEESRKNWKKHEQDFETLKLEIEELQKGIVTAKEQAVKLEEQIAALQQRLVEVSGTTDEMTAAVTALKQQIKQHKEKMNSQSKELKAKYHQRDKLLKQNDELKLEIKKKENEITKVRNENKDGYDRISGMEQKYPWIPEDKEFFGVKNTRYDYNKEDPQEAGRKLKKLQDSKDKMSRNVNQKAMVLLEREEEQYKEVMRRKKVVEDDKKKIQAIITDLDEEKKKKLKVAWSEVDENFGSIFSTLLPGTQARLVPPDGVDFMKGLEVKVGFNGMWKESLTELSGGQRSLVALSLILAMLKYKPAPLYILDEVDAALDLSHTQNIGNMLKAHFTNSQFIIVSLKDGMFNNANVLFRTKFIDGMSGVTRTVNVANIKRAAADAASRGR; this is encoded by the exons ATGTACATCAAATCGATCGTCATCGACGGGTTCAAATCGTACGGCCGGCGTACGGAGGTGCAGGGATTCGATCCGGAGTTTAACGCCATCACCGGCCTGAACGGGACGGGCAAGTCGAACATCCTCGACTCGATCTGCTTCGTGCTGGGCATCTCGAACTTGGTTCAC GTCCGCGCCACGTCGCTGCAGGATTTGGTGTACAAGAGCGGGCAGGCGGGCATTACGAAAGCGACCGTGACGCTAATATTCGACAACTCCAACCCGAACCAGTGCCCGATCGGGTACGAAACCTGCCGGGAGATTTCCATCACCCGCCAGATCGTGGTGGGCGGCAAGAACAAGTACCTGATCAATGGCAAGTCGGTGCAGAACAAGCGGGTGCAGGATCTGTTCTGCTCGGTGCAGCTGAACGTGAACAATCCCAACTTCCTGATCATGCAGGGGCGCATCACGAAGGTGCTGAACATGAAGCCGGCCGAGATACTGTCGATGATCGAGGAAGCGGCCGGCACGAGCATGTACGAGGCGAAGCGCGACTCGGCGCTGAAGCTGATCGAGAAGAAGGACGCGAAGCTGAACGAGCTGTACGCGGTGATACGGGAGGAGATCGAGCCGAAGCTGGAGAAGCTGCGCAAGGAGCGGGAGCACTACATCGAGTTCCAGAAGGTGTGCCGCGACATCGAGTACCTGACGCGGCTGTACGTCTCGTACCGCTATCTGCAGCTGTGCAAGGGCGTCGAGGAGTCGGAGCGAACGATCGCCAACCTGCAGTCGGTGATTGGGGAGAGCGAGCAGAAGATCGAGTCGAACTGCGCCACGGCCCAAACGCTCGAGCAGGAGGCGAAGGAGCTGCAGGAGCGCATCGACACCGAGGGGGGCGGTGTGCTCGGCGAGCTGGAGCAACAGCTGGCGGTGGAAAGCAAAAAGGAGGCGACCGTGGCCGCCGAGCGCAACACGATGAAGGACAGCATCGGGCAGGAGCAGCGGAAGCTGAAAAATCTCCAGAAAAGCATCCGCGACGACGAGCAGGCGCTGGCGGGAAAGGAGGTGGAGATGCAGCGGCGCGGCGAATCCTTCCAGGCGCTGAAGGACGCGTGCGAGGCGGACGAGCAGGCGTTCGCGAAGGCCCAGAAGCGGTTCGAGGCGGTGTCGGCCGGTCTGTCGACGAACGAGGACGGCGAGGCGGCCACGCTGCAGGACCAGCTGATAGCGGCGAAGCAGAAGTCGGCCGAAGCGACCACCGCCATCAAGCAGTCGGAGATGGAGCTGAAACACtcgcagcagctgctgcgggACAAGCAGAAGAACATGAACAGCAGCGACGCGGCGTACCTCGAGGACAAGCGCAAGCTGACGAAGGTCGAGGGCCAGATCGGGCAGCTCGAGCGGGAGCTGCAGTCGACCGGGTACGAGGAGGGCTCGATGGAAACGCTGGCGGGCCGGCGGCAGGCACTGCAGCAGGAAGTGCGCGGACTGCGGTCAGAGCTGGACCGGCGCAATGCGCACCGGTGGGAGCTGCAGTATCGCGACCCGGAGCCGGGCTTCGATCGCCGCTCGGTGAAGGGTATGGTGGCGAAGCTGGTCACCGTGAAGGATCCGAAGTACGCGCAGGCACTCGGTACGGTGGCGGGTGGTAGTCTGTACTCGGTCATCACCGATACGGACACGACGAGCAAGAAGCTGCTGCAGAAGGGCCAGCTGCAGACGCGCACGACCATGATTCCGCTGAACAAAATTTCGGGCAGGAAGATCGATCCGTCCGTGGCGCGCTTTGCGGAGGAGCTGGTGGGGAAGGAGAACGTGACGACGGCACTGTCCTGCATCAGCTACGACCCGGAGGTGGACCAGGCGATGCAGTTCGCTTTCGGGCACTCGTTCATCGTGAAGAATCTGGAGATTGCGAACAAGATCACGTTCCATCCGCGGATTAAGACGCGCTCGGTCACGCTGGACGGGGACGTGGTGGACCCGGGCGGTACGCTGTCCGGTGGTGCCCGGGCAAAGGGCAATGCGGTGCTGCTGGATGTGGCGGAAATCAATCGGATACAGGCGATGCTGCAGGAGAAGGAGGCGGAACTGCGCGATATAAGTGCGGAAGTTAG CAAAATCGAGAAAACGGCGCACCGATTCGGACAGCTGAAGGAGCAGCACGATATGCTCAACTACGAGCTGAACAATCTGAAGCAGCGCCTGGCTCAAACGTCGTTCCAGCAAACGAAGGAAGAAATCGAAGAGCTTAATAAAAAGATTG AAACGCTACAAAAAACCATCGTGGAAGCACGCGAAACACAAACGCAGTGCAGCGCCAAGGTGAAAGACCTGCAGGCCAAGATCGCGGACGGCAAGGGGCACCGCGAGCGGGAGCTAAAGTCGGCCGAAGAAGACTTGAAGCGctcgaaaaagaaaagcgaagAGAGTCGCAAAAACTGGAAAAAGCACGAGCAAGACTTCGAAACGCTCAAGCTCGAAATCGAGGAGCTGCAGAAGGGCATCGTAACCGCCAAGGAGCAGGCAGTGAAGCTGGAGGAACAGATCGCCGCCCTGCAGCAGCGGTTGGTGGAGGTGAGCGGCACCACGGACGAGATGACGGCGGCCGTGACCGCGCTAAAGCAGCAGATCAAGCAGCACAAGGAGAAGATGAACTCGCAGAGCAAGGAGCTGAAGGCAAAGTACCACCAGCGGGACAAGCTGTTGAAGCAGAACGACGAGCTGAAGCTTGAGatcaagaagaaggagaaCGAAATCACGAAGGTGCGCAACGAGAACAAGGACGGGTACGATCGGATCAGCGGGATGGAGCAAAAGTACCCGTGGATACCGGAGGATAAGGAGTTTTTCGGCGTGAAGAACACGCGGTACGATTATAACAAGGAGGATCCGCAGGAAGCGGGCCGAAAGCTGAAGAAGCTGCAGGACTCGAAGGACAAGATGAGCCGAAACGTGAACCAGAAGgcgatggtgctgctggagCGGGAGGAGGAACAGTACAAAGAGGTGATGCGCCGCAAGAAGGTGGTCGAGGACGACAAGAAGAAGATCCAGGCAATCATTACGGATCTGGatgaggagaagaagaaaaagctgaAGGTGGCCTGGAGCGAGGTGGATGAAAATTTCGGCAGCATCTTCAGCACGCTGCTGCCGGGCACGCAGGCTCGGCTCGTACCGCCGGACGGTGTCGACTTCATGAAGGGGCTGGAGGTGAAGGTTGGCTTCAACGGGATGTGGAAGGAATCGCTGACCGAGCTGAGCGGTGGGCAGCGTTCGCTGGTGGCGCTTTCGCTCATCCTGGCCATGCTAAAGTACAAACCGGCCCCGCTGTACATTCTGGACGAGGTGGACGCGGCGCTGGACCTTTCCCACACGCAGAACATTGGCAACATGCTGAAGGCCCACTTTACCAACTCGCAGTTTATCATCGTGTCGCTCAAGGACGGCATGTTTAACAATGCGAACGTGCTGTTCCGGACCAAGTTCATCGATGGTATGTCCGGCGTGACGCGAACGGTGAATGTCGCCAACATAAAGAGAGCTGCGGCCGATGCTGCCTCCCGTGGAAGGTAA
- the LOC120958311 gene encoding vesicular glutamate transporter 2 isoform X2: protein MPERLIKNYFNDSFGLGRRLTICSGVYYLLTVLDPQNEGFDWNDYQQGLILGAFYWLHWITQIPGGILARRYGTKLVFGASNVIGCWMCFLMPIAAYWDYRVLVVLRVLQGLICGLAWPAMHHMAGQWIPPNERSKFVTAYLGSSVGVALNFPLFGFIISWTSWEYVYHFCGIFGTVWYVAWLYFVYDSPAEHPRIHANERKYIESSLGITAQSTARREQQQQEQGTPWRKIILSRAMWMTIIAQWGGIWGLFTLMTQAPTYFNNVHGWNIEMTGLLSGIPHLCRMLFAYVFSIVGDHLLKHELMSRTGVRKMGGTLCCVVNGIFVFILASSGCNSLMATIFLTLATTVHGAVSTGPLANLVDMSPRYAGILLGFSGMITVVPGFVSPIIVGMLGNHTVEQWRIIFLITSGTLIICGLLYMAFADSTLQPWNSCEDLSSVHDDELKGLKISPPNATFPEKQEADDQKEDDSAALRLSSV, encoded by the exons ATGCCCGAGCGGCTaatcaaaaattattttaatgactCTTTTGGACTGGGTCGTCGCTTAACCATCTGTTCCGGCGTGTACTATCTGTTAACTGTG CTTGATCCACAAAATGAAGGTTTCGATTGGAACGACTATCAGCAGGGTTTAATTTTGGGAGCATTCTACTGGCTACACTGGATTACGCAAATACCGGGCGGTATTCTAGCGCGCCGGTACGGTACGAAGCTGGTGTTCGGTGCGAGCAATGTGATCGGTTGCTGGATGTGTTTCCTGATGCCGATCGCCGCCTACTGGGACTACCGTGTGCTGGTCGTGCTGCGCGTTCTACAAGGACTCATTTGC GGTCTTGCCTGGCCAGCGATGCACCATATGGCTGGGCAGTGGATTCCCCCGAACGAACGGAGCAAGTTCGTAACCGCTTACCTGGGCAGCTCCGTAGGAGTGGCGCTCAATTTCCCCCTGTTTGGGTTCATCATCTCGTGGACCTCCTGGGAGTATGTGTACCACTTTTGCGGCATCTTCGGCACGGTGTGGTATGTCGCCTGGCTCTACTTCGTGTACGACTCACCGGCCGAACATCCTCGCATCCATGCGAATGAGCGCAAGTACATTGAAAGTTCGCTTGGCATTACGGCCCAGTCGACAGCACGGCgggagcagcaacaacaggaGCAGGGCACACCCTGGCGCAAGATCATACTCTCCCGCGCCATGTGGATGACGATCATTgcccagtggggtggcatctGGGGTCTGTTTACGCTGATGACGCAGGCACCGACGTACTTCAACAACGTGCACGGGTGGAACATCGAGATGACGGGCTTGCTGTCCGGGATTCCCCATCTCTGCCGTATGCTGTTTGCGTACGTGTTCTCGATCGTTGGCGATCATCTGCTCAAGCACGAGCTAATGTCCCGGACGGGGGTGCGCAAGATGGGCGGCACCCTATGCTGCGTCGTGAATGGGATATTCGTGTTTATCCTCGCGTCCAGTGGCTGCAATTCGCTCATGGCCACCATTTTCCTTACGCTAGCCACCACGGTGCATGGGGCGGTATCCACTGGTCCGCTGGCGAATCTAGTCGACATGAGTCCCCGGTATGCGGGCATACTGTTGGGTTTCAGCGGTATGATCACCGTTGTGCCGGGATTCGTGTCTCCAATCATTGTCGGAATGCTTGGGAAT CACACGGTGGAGCAATGGAGAATCATTTTCCTCATCACTTCCGGGACGCTTATCATCTGCGGGCTGCTCTATATGGCGTTCGCCGACTCGACACTGCAGCCTTGGAATTCGTGTGAGGATTTGTCCAGTGTGCATGATGATGAGCTGAAGGGACTTAAGATATCGCCGCCCAACGCAACGTTCCCGGAGAAGCAAGAAGCGGACGACCAAAAGGAGGACGATTCTGCTGCCCTTCGCTTAAGCTCGGTCTGA
- the LOC120958311 gene encoding sialin isoform X1, which translates to MAKEKEVGISARSTLWYLVFVGFAVNYMIRINTNITIVAMIKQSETEFVGEVKVDYACYVPIGNGSEALTTQTEGSSLLRSRESRVISPEQLLLTLFNLDPQNEGFDWNDYQQGLILGAFYWLHWITQIPGGILARRYGTKLVFGASNVIGCWMCFLMPIAAYWDYRVLVVLRVLQGLICGLAWPAMHHMAGQWIPPNERSKFVTAYLGSSVGVALNFPLFGFIISWTSWEYVYHFCGIFGTVWYVAWLYFVYDSPAEHPRIHANERKYIESSLGITAQSTARREQQQQEQGTPWRKIILSRAMWMTIIAQWGGIWGLFTLMTQAPTYFNNVHGWNIEMTGLLSGIPHLCRMLFAYVFSIVGDHLLKHELMSRTGVRKMGGTLCCVVNGIFVFILASSGCNSLMATIFLTLATTVHGAVSTGPLANLVDMSPRYAGILLGFSGMITVVPGFVSPIIVGMLGNHTVEQWRIIFLITSGTLIICGLLYMAFADSTLQPWNSCEDLSSVHDDELKGLKISPPNATFPEKQEADDQKEDDSAALRLSSV; encoded by the exons ATGGCCAAAGAAAAGGAAGTAGGCATTAGTGCCAGATCCACCCTGTGGTATCTAGTGTTTGTGGGCTTTGCCGTAAACTACATGATACGCATCAACACGAACATTACGATCGTTGCCATGATCAAACAGTCTGAAACGGAGTTTGTCGGTGAGGTTAAGGTAGACTACGCCTGTTACGTCCCAATCGGAAATGGGTCCGAAGCATTGACGACCCAAACAGAAGGATCAAGCCTGCTACGATCGCGCGAAAGTCGTGTCATCTCACCGGAGCAGTTGCTGCTGACCCTCTTCAAC CTTGATCCACAAAATGAAGGTTTCGATTGGAACGACTATCAGCAGGGTTTAATTTTGGGAGCATTCTACTGGCTACACTGGATTACGCAAATACCGGGCGGTATTCTAGCGCGCCGGTACGGTACGAAGCTGGTGTTCGGTGCGAGCAATGTGATCGGTTGCTGGATGTGTTTCCTGATGCCGATCGCCGCCTACTGGGACTACCGTGTGCTGGTCGTGCTGCGCGTTCTACAAGGACTCATTTGC GGTCTTGCCTGGCCAGCGATGCACCATATGGCTGGGCAGTGGATTCCCCCGAACGAACGGAGCAAGTTCGTAACCGCTTACCTGGGCAGCTCCGTAGGAGTGGCGCTCAATTTCCCCCTGTTTGGGTTCATCATCTCGTGGACCTCCTGGGAGTATGTGTACCACTTTTGCGGCATCTTCGGCACGGTGTGGTATGTCGCCTGGCTCTACTTCGTGTACGACTCACCGGCCGAACATCCTCGCATCCATGCGAATGAGCGCAAGTACATTGAAAGTTCGCTTGGCATTACGGCCCAGTCGACAGCACGGCgggagcagcaacaacaggaGCAGGGCACACCCTGGCGCAAGATCATACTCTCCCGCGCCATGTGGATGACGATCATTgcccagtggggtggcatctGGGGTCTGTTTACGCTGATGACGCAGGCACCGACGTACTTCAACAACGTGCACGGGTGGAACATCGAGATGACGGGCTTGCTGTCCGGGATTCCCCATCTCTGCCGTATGCTGTTTGCGTACGTGTTCTCGATCGTTGGCGATCATCTGCTCAAGCACGAGCTAATGTCCCGGACGGGGGTGCGCAAGATGGGCGGCACCCTATGCTGCGTCGTGAATGGGATATTCGTGTTTATCCTCGCGTCCAGTGGCTGCAATTCGCTCATGGCCACCATTTTCCTTACGCTAGCCACCACGGTGCATGGGGCGGTATCCACTGGTCCGCTGGCGAATCTAGTCGACATGAGTCCCCGGTATGCGGGCATACTGTTGGGTTTCAGCGGTATGATCACCGTTGTGCCGGGATTCGTGTCTCCAATCATTGTCGGAATGCTTGGGAAT CACACGGTGGAGCAATGGAGAATCATTTTCCTCATCACTTCCGGGACGCTTATCATCTGCGGGCTGCTCTATATGGCGTTCGCCGACTCGACACTGCAGCCTTGGAATTCGTGTGAGGATTTGTCCAGTGTGCATGATGATGAGCTGAAGGGACTTAAGATATCGCCGCCCAACGCAACGTTCCCGGAGAAGCAAGAAGCGGACGACCAAAAGGAGGACGATTCTGCTGCCCTTCGCTTAAGCTCGGTCTGA
- the LOC120958312 gene encoding transmembrane protease serine 9-like, which produces MILPNRTMICHPSSAGKGEENHAIKMRRMQNRFIKPIVPEEANMFVLQSGFIIRGGQTHFFLSGLEKMNMLLLVLLVTVSSVQCTEFLDDPPSDYTVGKGFEDCASRFSAIWKIPFIQGLGGTRAYQGEFQHMAAIGWTRPENKIDYLCGGSLITLKFVLTAAHCAVDYDNLPPDTVRLGDTDLASTDDDESAQQIPIVRFIKHPQYRESRKYYDIALVELANVVDADDAVCVACVWREPEAPTNLLDAVGFGALGFGEKLSPTLQKVQLRALSAVQCAERIPANRRQMPEGLRDDQLCAHSKTMDTCEGDSGGPLQTEAVDVFGETYPLVVGVVSFGTPCIEGSTGVYTRVSSYVDWIEKEVNQSLSYKTCTGVGMCSRKRNVAVSATVRPKWPINRVGLLWEREEIDIYQCGGLLIDFQYVLTSAECVTSSKGFPKFVSAAADGDRAPIADVFVHPQYRRKRVAFDIALIKLRKYANLEETQPICPMIGKQLAQSSHIPVGVGASTVNRRFQLQYFNSSATSYVLQISAREQCTLDKNANWTDLVCIKRNISLVPDTCKVDFGGPVLIEEREDVYRAYGVISRRTKGCGGDAIFTEIAPHLQWLESIMFKQLNQWLVFAG; this is translated from the exons ATGATTTTGCCGAATCGCACTATGATTTGTCATCCATCAAGCGCTGGCAAGGGGGAAGAGAACCATGCCATCAAGATGCGAAGAATGCAGAACCGGTTTATTAAACCAATCGTTCCTGAAGAAGCAAATATGTTCGTTTTGCAGTCAGGTTTCATCATTCGTGGTGGTCAAACGCATTTCTTTTTGTCTGGTTTGGAAAAGATGAACATGCTTTTGCTTGTTCTGTTAGTGACAGTAAGCTCAGTCCAGTGTACCGAGTTCTTGGACGATCCTCCTTCCGATTACACGGTTGGGAAAGGGTTTGAAG ATTGCGCCAGTCGTTTCTCAGCGATATGGAAGATCCCATTCATCCAGGGACTCGGTGGAACGCGTGCGTATCAAGGCGAGTTTCAGCACATGGCAGCGATCGGTTGGACAAGACCCGAAAACAAGATCGATTACTTGTGTGGCGGTAGTTTGATCACATTGAAGTTCGTCTTAACAGCGGCCCATTGTGCAGTAGATTATGATAA CCTGCCTCCGGATACGGTACGTTTGGGAGACACCGATCTCGCCAGCACAGACGATGATGAATCAGCACAACAAATTCCAATCGTCCGCTTCATCAAACATCCGCAGTATCGAGAGTCTAGAAAGTATTACGACATCGCCCTCGTCGAACTGGCGAATGTTGTCGATGCGGACGATGCGGTTTGTGTAGCGTGCGTATGGCGTGAACCCGAAGCGCCCACCAACTTACTGGACGCGGTTGGATTCGGAGCTCTCGGGTTTGGGGAAAAGTTGAGTCCAACATTGCAAAAGGTACAGCTGCGTGCTTTAAGTGCCGTGCAATGTGCTGAACGGATACCGGCAAACCGACGTCAGATGCCGGAAGGACTGCGTGACGATCAGCTGTGTGCGCACAGCAAAACGATGGACACGTGTGAGGGCGACTCGGGAGGTCCACTGCAAACCGAAGCGGTCGATGTGTTTGGCGAGACGTACCCACTCGTGGTAGGTGTGGTGTCGTTTGGCACTCCCTGCATCGAAGGTTCTACCGGTGTGTACACAAGGGTCAGCTCGTatgtggattggatcgagaaGGAAGTTAATCAATCGCTTAGCTATAAAA CCTGTACCGGAGTGGGAATGTGCAGCCGTAAACGCAATGTTGCCGTATCAGCCACTGTGAGACCTAAATGGCCAATCAATCGCGTGGGATTGCTgtgggaaagggaagaaatCGATATTTACCAGTGTGGTGGACTTTTAATCGATTTTCAGTATGTTCTTACATCGGCGGAATGTGTCACGTCCAGCAAGGGATTTCCAAAGTTCGTGTCAGCAGCCGCCGATGGTGATCGTGCACCGATTGCCGACGTGTTTGTTCATCCACAATACAGGCGGAAGCGGGTAGCGTTCGATATAGCTCTGATTAAATTGCGTAAATATGCAAACTTGGAAGAGACGCAGCCAATATGTCCAATGATTGGGAAGCAGTTAGCACAATCCAGCCATATCCCTGTTGGCGTTGGAGCATCGACTGTAAATCGTCGGTTTCAGTTGCAATATTTCAACAGCAGTGCAACCAGCTATGTGCTCCAAATTTCAGCGCGTGAGCAATGTACGTTGGATAAAAATGCCAATTGGACGGATCTTGTTTGCATTAAGCGTAACATTTCCTTGGTACCGGACACATGCAAG GTTGATTTTGGTGGTCCAGTGTTGATAGAGGAGCGTGAGGACGTTTATCGCGCTTATGGTGTGATCTCCCGCAGGACAAAAGGATGTGGAGGTGATGCAATTTTTACCGAAATTGCACCCCATCTGCAGTGGTTAGAATCAATCATGTTTAAGCAGTTGAATCAATGGCTTGTGTTTGCCGGTTAG